The following are encoded in a window of Caldicellulosiruptor danielii genomic DNA:
- a CDS encoding mannose-1-phosphate guanylyltransferase, with product MQRFAVVMAGGGGTRFWPLSRSSSPKQFLNLSGNDILINETIDRISKVIPKKNIFIVTNINQKEMIEKVLDEEIDRKNIIYEPIGRNTAACVLYAALKIKKIHEDGIMCVFPSDHYIKDSEGFADVINTCIEIAEKYDKLITIGINPTFPSTGYGYIKFDRDSSDRYERKAYEVLEFVEKPSFDRAKAYIKSGNYLWNSGMFVWKIDTIIQNFNRFLPRIYNKFYSVYEYLWTDQEFEKVEEIYPSLQDISIDYGIMERADEVVVVPGDFGWNDVGSWDSLGAIFPPDDDGNIVKALHVGIDTRDCIIYGNNRLIATINVSDVIIAETEDAVLVCSKNRAQDVKKIVEILKERKLDKFI from the coding sequence ATGCAAAGATTTGCAGTAGTTATGGCAGGTGGTGGCGGTACAAGGTTCTGGCCTTTGTCACGAAGCTCATCTCCAAAGCAATTTTTAAACCTCTCTGGAAATGACATTTTGATAAATGAAACAATTGATAGGATATCAAAGGTTATCCCTAAGAAGAATATCTTTATTGTCACTAACATAAACCAAAAAGAGATGATAGAAAAGGTCCTTGATGAAGAGATAGATAGAAAAAATATTATTTATGAGCCAATTGGAAGAAACACTGCAGCTTGTGTTTTATATGCTGCACTTAAAATTAAAAAAATACATGAAGATGGAATAATGTGTGTATTTCCATCTGACCACTATATTAAAGATAGCGAGGGATTTGCTGATGTAATAAATACCTGCATTGAAATTGCTGAAAAGTATGATAAACTCATAACAATTGGAATAAACCCAACTTTTCCGTCAACTGGCTACGGTTATATAAAGTTTGATAGAGATTCCAGCGACAGATATGAGAGAAAAGCTTATGAGGTTTTGGAATTTGTCGAAAAGCCTTCCTTTGACAGGGCAAAAGCATATATAAAAAGCGGCAATTACCTGTGGAACAGTGGGATGTTCGTATGGAAGATAGACACAATCATTCAAAACTTCAATAGATTCCTGCCCAGAATCTACAATAAGTTTTATTCTGTATATGAGTATCTTTGGACAGACCAAGAGTTTGAGAAGGTAGAAGAGATATATCCATCTCTTCAGGATATATCTATTGACTATGGAATAATGGAAAGAGCTGACGAAGTGGTAGTTGTACCTGGCGATTTTGGCTGGAATGATGTGGGGTCATGGGACTCACTTGGAGCAATATTTCCACCAGACGATGATGGTAACATTGTGAAAGCTTTGCATGTTGGGATTGATACACGTGACTGTATAATTTATGGCAACAATCGACTTATCGCCACAATTAATGTGTCTGATGTAATTATAGCTGAGACAGAAGATGCAGTTCTTGTTTGTTCAAAAAACAGAGCACAGGATGTTAAAAAGATTGTTGAAATTCTCAAAGAACGAAAGCTGGACAAGTTTATATAA
- the hisIE gene encoding bifunctional phosphoribosyl-AMP cyclohydrolase/phosphoribosyl-ATP diphosphatase HisIE → MIDISALKFDQNGLVPVIVQDSSTGEVLMLAYMNKEALELTIQTGYMHYFSRSRNKIWKKGETSGNVQKLKSLFLDCDGDTLLAIVEQTGSACHTGNKTCFFTALEGDKKKIATDIIFELMKTINDRKRNKVEGSYTCYLFEKGLDKILKKIGEEATEVVIGAKNGQKEEIIYEISDLMYHLSVLLAYFDLDWTDIFKRLGERRK, encoded by the coding sequence ATGATAGATATTTCAGCTTTGAAGTTTGACCAAAATGGACTTGTGCCTGTTATTGTGCAGGATAGCTCAACAGGTGAAGTACTTATGCTGGCGTATATGAACAAAGAAGCTTTAGAGCTTACCATTCAGACAGGGTATATGCATTATTTTAGCCGAAGCAGAAACAAGATATGGAAAAAAGGGGAAACCTCAGGCAACGTTCAAAAATTGAAAAGTTTATTTTTAGACTGTGACGGTGACACCTTGCTTGCCATTGTTGAACAAACAGGGTCTGCGTGTCATACAGGAAACAAAACATGTTTTTTCACTGCTTTGGAAGGTGATAAAAAAAAGATTGCAACTGATATTATTTTTGAACTAATGAAAACAATTAATGATAGAAAGCGAAATAAGGTGGAAGGTTCGTATACCTGTTACTTATTTGAAAAGGGACTTGATAAGATTCTTAAAAAGATTGGCGAAGAAGCAACAGAAGTAGTAATTGGAGCAAAGAATGGTCAAAAAGAAGAGATAATCTATGAGATCTCTGACTTGATGTACCACTTGAGTGTTTTACTGGCGTATTTTGATCTTGACTGGACAGATATTTTCAAAAGATTGGGGGAGAGAAGGAAATAA
- the hisF gene encoding imidazole glycerol phosphate synthase subunit HisF produces the protein MVAKRIIPCLDVNRGRVVKGINFINLVDAGDPVESAQKYNQLGADELVFLDITASHEERNIMIEVVKNVAEKVFIPFTVGGGIRNLDDIRNLLLAGADKVSINSAAVKNPDLVNEAAKVFGSQCIVVAIDAKRHSNGFHVYINGGRIDTGLDAVKWAKEVEKRGAGEILLTSMDRDGTKAGYDLDLLEAVCSSVNIPVIASGGAGRPEHFLEAFKAGAEAALAASIFHFGEILIGDLKSYLKNHDIEVRI, from the coding sequence GTGGTTGCAAAGAGAATAATACCCTGTCTTGATGTCAATAGAGGAAGGGTTGTAAAAGGTATAAACTTTATCAACCTTGTTGATGCTGGTGACCCTGTCGAGAGTGCTCAAAAGTATAATCAGCTCGGTGCTGATGAGCTGGTATTTTTAGATATTACAGCTTCACATGAAGAGAGAAATATAATGATAGAGGTCGTAAAAAATGTAGCTGAGAAGGTTTTTATACCTTTCACAGTAGGCGGAGGAATCAGGAATTTGGATGACATTAGAAATTTGCTTTTGGCTGGGGCTGATAAGGTTTCGATTAACTCTGCAGCGGTTAAAAATCCCGACCTTGTAAATGAAGCTGCGAAGGTTTTTGGTTCGCAGTGTATTGTGGTGGCAATTGATGCAAAAAGGCACAGTAATGGTTTTCATGTGTATATAAACGGTGGAAGAATAGATACAGGACTTGATGCTGTAAAATGGGCAAAAGAAGTTGAAAAGAGGGGAGCAGGAGAGATATTACTTACCTCAATGGACAGAGACGGGACAAAAGCAGGATATGATTTAGACCTTTTAGAGGCTGTATGTAGCAGCGTAAACATTCCTGTCATTGCTTCAGGTGGTGCTGGTAGGCCAGAGCATTTTTTAGAAGCTTTCAAAGCTGGTGCAGAAGCTGCTTTGGCTGCTTCTATATTTCATTTTGGGGAGATTTTAATTGGAGATTTAAAGAGTTACTTAAAAAATCACGACATTGAGGTGAGGATATAA
- the hisA gene encoding 1-(5-phosphoribosyl)-5-[(5-phosphoribosylamino)methylideneamino]imidazole-4-carboxamide isomerase, producing the protein MIVIPAIDLIDGKCVRLTQGDYNQVQLFNLDPVEQAKFFEKNGAKYIHIVDLDGAKVGRPVNFEVIRNIKRTTCLTVECGGGIRDKATVELYISSGIDYIILGSVIFKNPDFVNEVMKMFGKEKFIASLDFKDGFVKLSGWQETTKISIEEGIFKIKDLGFERLIYTDITTDGMLKGHNFEAAKYIRKLFGGFLTASGGISSKEDIIRLKSIGIDAAIVGKALYTWQLKLEEVINIL; encoded by the coding sequence ATGATTGTTATACCTGCAATAGACCTTATCGATGGAAAGTGTGTAAGACTTACTCAGGGAGATTATAACCAAGTTCAGCTGTTCAATTTAGATCCGGTTGAGCAGGCAAAATTTTTTGAAAAAAATGGTGCTAAATACATCCATATTGTTGATTTGGATGGGGCAAAAGTTGGAAGACCAGTGAATTTTGAAGTTATAAGAAACATAAAAAGAACTACATGCTTGACAGTTGAATGCGGTGGGGGCATTAGAGACAAGGCTACAGTTGAGCTTTATATATCTTCAGGAATTGACTATATCATTTTGGGTTCTGTAATCTTTAAAAATCCTGATTTTGTAAATGAAGTTATGAAGATGTTTGGGAAAGAAAAATTTATTGCTTCTCTTGATTTTAAAGATGGTTTTGTAAAACTTTCCGGGTGGCAGGAAACAACAAAGATTTCTATTGAAGAAGGAATTTTTAAAATAAAAGATCTGGGGTTTGAAAGACTTATTTACACAGATATAACAACTGATGGAATGCTGAAAGGGCATAACTTTGAAGCTGCAAAATATATTCGAAAACTTTTTGGTGGTTTTTTGACAGCATCAGGTGGGATTTCATCAAAAGAGGATATTATAAGACTTAAAAGTATAGGGATTGATGCAGCAATTGTAGGAAAAGCTCTTTATACATGGCAGCTCAAGTTAGAGGAGGTAATTAATATACTATAA